The window CAGGTCGTTCTTCGACAGCTTCTCGAATCGGTTCAGTTCGGCGGCCACACCCTCCTTCGTGAGCGAATGATCCGTTTTGAGGCGCACCTTCAGCGCGGCCACCGTGGATACGAGTTCGCCCAACGTCGGTGCGGGTGCCTTCGATGCCAGTTCCTTCTTCGGCTTAGGCGCTGGGGGCGTTTTCCCGTCTGGCAACTGCCCGGTCTCCCGGTACTTACTCTCGGCCAGTTTTAGGAACGTTGCGAACTGCTGCATTGTGTGTGCGGCGAACGGCGCGAGCGAGTCTGCCGCGTCCGTCAGCTCTTTCGCGGGCGCTTTCGTTGCGATCACCTCTGCGAGTGCACGAAGGTACTTCTGGAAGTCCCCAACTTTCATCACATACCCCCTATTGTTTTGGGCTTCTTCGCCTTGATCCGTTCGTCCGGGTGACGACAGACGCCCGGCAATTTCTTAATGAACTCATTCGCCAGTTGCTCGAAGGTGTCACGGAGGTCCGTGTCTTCGTTCTCCGAGTCAAAACCTTTCTCTTGATCCCGAACGGCAACGCGATTTGGAATGCTCGTGTCGAACCGGTACACGTCGTGCCCGTAGATTGTGAGACACTGCTCGGGTAGCGCCAGGAACAGGTCGTTCTCTTGATCCGTCAGCCCCTTGTGGCGAGTGTTGTTCACGACGATGCCGAGCATGCGGAGGTGCTTGTTCACATCCGATTGCACCTCAAGCACGCGCTTTATTAAGGGTGTGACGCGCTCGATGGCCTTCATGCTCGGTGTCACGGGCGCGAGGACGTAATCGCTCGCAGCCAGGGCGTTCGCGCAACAGAGGTTGAGCAGCGGCGGGCAGTCCATCAATACAACGTCGAACTTCTTGTAGACGGCTGGCCGGTGCAAGGCACGGCGGAGGATCATACGCCCGTCCCGACGCCCGTTCCACTTCTTCTCCTTGCCGCCGACACGGAACAGCCACTTCACCGTTTCCGACAGTTCGGCGTAGGCCAGTGTGTCCGTAGTGGGCACGAGCCGGGCGTGCGGACCCAACTGCGGCACCGGGAGTGTGTGTTCGAGCAGGTTACCCGGTTTGCCCTTCTCATCCGGGGTGAGCAACTCCTTGAGGAAGCGCCCGCCTTCCTTGGAGAGGCGGGCTAGTTCGAGCGTCGAAACGAACAGGCTGGAGAGTGAACCCTGGAGGTCGAGATCGACCAGAAGAACACGATAGCCCTGGCGGGAGAGCGCCTTCGCGAGGTATGCAGTGATGGTAGTCTTGCCGACCCCGCCCTTGAGGTTCAGCACGGACACTACCGGCGTGCGACGCTCCGCGAGTGGGACGAACTTGGGTGTGTTCGCCATCGTCGGCTGAGTCCACAAGGCCCCTTCGAGTTCCAGGGCGCGCTGAACCCGCGTGTCGTGGGCGTGACTCCTTTGGGCCGCATCCGTAATCTTTAGGTTCGCCTCGGTCAACTTGCCGGCCAAGTCTGCGTTCGCTCCATTGAGGCTCGTGTTATCCGCGCTCGAAGTTGCGAGGGCGGCCGTCGTGTTTGCCAGGGTTGCGGCTGTGGTCGCAAGATCGTGCAGGGCGGTATCCCGCTCCGCAGAGCGATTATGTGTTTCGTTATGAAGGGTGGCGATCTGCTGATTGAGGGTAAGTACGAGTTCGTAACGATGTCGTTGCAGCCATCTGCGGATCAGGAAGTCGATACCACCGACGAGAAACGTGATCGCGGTAACGGCGGACCCCGCGATCGCAAGAGCCTGTTCGAGAGTAATCGTCACTGCGCACTATACCCCACCGACCTCGGGCGCGCTTCCGTGCTTGCCCACGATCAGTCAAATGTGAAGAAAACCTATAGGAATTCAAATTAGTAGAACAGAGCGCCTGAGGTGCGCCAAGCAAAATGGACCGCTCGGCCATGCGTGCGTCGCGAAGTTACGCTTGCCTGCGGTCGGCGTCCTTCAGAAGGATGGCCGGGCTCGATCGGTCGAGGTTTACAGCGCGATGAAGAGTTTCTGACTGTGATCGGTGATTGCGGTTGCCGCGGTGAGGTAGCTCAGGATCTGAAACTAAGTTAACCGGGCGAATTCGATGAGCTGCACCAAGAGCGACCTGCGATCGCTTGTTTCGGCCGGCGCGGGCTCCGGACCGGCCCCGGCCGCCCAGGGTTCCGAACCGGTCCCGGGCGCGAGGGCTGTCGAGGGTGGGGCGACCGATAAGGCAGACTCCTAGCGCGACGGGAATTATCTTCAGAGCGTTTAGTACAGCTCGGAAGGCCCCGACCAGTTCGCGGCCACCGAAGTCCCAATAAGTGCCAGGATGGCTCTCCGAATCGGATCGGGTAGCGATTGCCACGCCTCGACGACCCGTGCTAAGTCGGCGTCGGGAATGCCCCCCTCGCTCGTGTCACTACGCCCGGCACTACGCCCG is drawn from Fimbriiglobus ruber and contains these coding sequences:
- a CDS encoding ParA family protein: MTITLEQALAIAGSAVTAITFLVGGIDFLIRRWLQRHRYELVLTLNQQIATLHNETHNRSAERDTALHDLATTAATLANTTAALATSSADNTSLNGANADLAGKLTEANLKITDAAQRSHAHDTRVQRALELEGALWTQPTMANTPKFVPLAERRTPVVSVLNLKGGVGKTTITAYLAKALSRQGYRVLLVDLDLQGSLSSLFVSTLELARLSKEGGRFLKELLTPDEKGKPGNLLEHTLPVPQLGPHARLVPTTDTLAYAELSETVKWLFRVGGKEKKWNGRRDGRMILRRALHRPAVYKKFDVVLMDCPPLLNLCCANALAASDYVLAPVTPSMKAIERVTPLIKRVLEVQSDVNKHLRMLGIVVNNTRHKGLTDQENDLFLALPEQCLTIYGHDVYRFDTSIPNRVAVRDQEKGFDSENEDTDLRDTFEQLANEFIKKLPGVCRHPDERIKAKKPKTIGGM